The following are from one region of the Hydrogenophaga sp. BPS33 genome:
- a CDS encoding ABC transporter permease: MAAHTSLSPARRAWQRFKRNRLGYWSLIIFCVLVIASLFAEVLSNDRPLVVRYEGKTYFPIVRDYAETTFGGDFETPADYLDPFIREQITRGDNWAVYAPNPYGAQTINYFAEKPNPSAPTRANWFGTDDRGRDLLAQLIYGFRVSVLFALALTAIGVVLGIVTGAIQGFFGGKTDLAFQRFIEIWGSMPELYLLIIFSAVFSPSVGLLLILLSLFGWMGLSDYVRAEFLRNRQLDYVRAARAMGLSNGQIIWRHVLPNSLTPVVTFLPFRMSAAILALTSLDFLGLGVPPGTPSLGELLSQGKNSIDAWWISLSTFAVLVLTLLLLTFMGDALRDALDPRKADR, from the coding sequence ATGGCGGCGCACACTTCGCTCAGCCCGGCCCGGCGCGCCTGGCAGCGCTTCAAGCGCAACCGATTGGGCTACTGGAGCCTCATCATCTTCTGTGTCCTGGTGATCGCCAGCCTGTTCGCCGAAGTGCTCTCCAACGACCGTCCGCTGGTGGTGCGCTACGAGGGCAAGACCTATTTCCCCATCGTGCGGGACTATGCCGAAACCACGTTCGGCGGTGACTTCGAAACACCCGCCGACTACCTCGACCCGTTCATCCGCGAGCAGATTACCCGCGGTGACAACTGGGCGGTCTACGCGCCGAACCCCTACGGCGCGCAAACGATCAACTACTTTGCCGAAAAGCCCAACCCTTCCGCGCCAACCCGCGCCAATTGGTTCGGCACCGACGACCGGGGCCGCGATCTGCTGGCGCAATTGATCTACGGTTTTCGGGTCAGCGTGCTGTTCGCGCTGGCGCTCACCGCCATCGGCGTGGTGCTGGGCATCGTCACCGGCGCCATCCAGGGCTTCTTCGGGGGCAAGACCGATCTGGCGTTTCAGCGCTTCATCGAAATCTGGGGCTCGATGCCCGAGCTGTACTTGCTCATCATCTTCTCCGCCGTGTTCTCGCCCAGCGTCGGCCTGCTGCTGATCCTGCTGAGCCTGTTCGGCTGGATGGGCCTGTCCGACTACGTGCGGGCCGAATTTTTGCGCAACCGCCAGCTGGACTACGTGCGCGCGGCGCGCGCGATGGGCCTATCCAACGGGCAGATCATCTGGCGCCACGTGTTGCCCAACAGCCTCACACCCGTGGTGACCTTTCTGCCGTTTCGCATGAGCGCGGCCATCCTGGCGCTGACCTCGCTCGACTTCCTCGGCCTGGGCGTGCCGCCGGGCACACCGTCGCTGGGCGAACTGCTCAGCCAGGGCAAGAACAGCATCGACGCCTGGTGGATCTCGCTCTCCACCTTCGCCGTGCTCGTTCTCACGCTGTTGTTGCTGACCTTCATGGGCGACGCCCTGCGCGATGCGCTAGACCCCCGAAAGGCCGACCGATGA
- a CDS encoding microcin C ABC transporter permease YejB has protein sequence MWVYILKRLLLMLPTLFGVLLLTFVVIQFVPGGPVEQYLAEARAGAGPGGTEGSGMAYRGGQGVDAERLEQIKALYGFDKPAHVRFVEMLGRFARFDLGNSFFQNKPVGELILEKLPVSITLGLWTFLISYGVAVPLGVAKAVRAGSKFDFVTTLLVLVGYAIPGFVLGVALLVIFGGQLQWFPLRGLTSSNWDELSWGARIIDYLWHITLPVTAMVLGSFAVTAMLTKNAFLEEIRKQYVMTARAKGLDERQVLWKHVFRNALIPIITGFPSAFIGAFFTGALLIETLFSLDGLGLLSYESVIRRDYPVVMGTLFLFTLIGLVTKLISDLCYVWVDPRVKFD, from the coding sequence ATGTGGGTCTACATTCTCAAGCGCCTGCTGCTCATGCTGCCCACCCTTTTTGGCGTGCTGCTGCTCACCTTTGTGGTCATCCAGTTCGTGCCCGGTGGTCCGGTGGAGCAGTACCTGGCCGAAGCCCGAGCCGGCGCGGGCCCCGGTGGGACCGAGGGCAGTGGCATGGCCTACCGCGGAGGGCAGGGCGTGGACGCCGAGCGGCTGGAGCAGATCAAGGCCCTCTACGGATTTGACAAGCCCGCGCACGTGCGCTTCGTGGAAATGCTGGGCCGCTTCGCGCGTTTCGACCTGGGCAACAGCTTCTTCCAGAACAAACCGGTGGGCGAACTCATCCTGGAAAAACTGCCGGTCTCCATCACGCTCGGCCTCTGGACCTTCCTCATCAGCTACGGCGTGGCCGTGCCGCTGGGCGTGGCCAAGGCAGTGCGCGCGGGCTCGAAGTTCGACTTCGTCACGACCCTGCTGGTGCTGGTGGGCTACGCCATCCCGGGTTTCGTGCTCGGCGTGGCACTGCTGGTGATCTTCGGGGGGCAACTGCAGTGGTTCCCTTTGCGCGGCCTGACCTCTTCCAACTGGGATGAGCTGAGCTGGGGGGCTCGCATCATCGACTACCTCTGGCACATCACCTTGCCGGTCACGGCCATGGTACTGGGCAGTTTCGCCGTCACCGCGATGCTGACCAAGAACGCCTTCCTCGAAGAGATCCGCAAGCAGTACGTGATGACCGCGCGCGCCAAAGGGCTGGACGAGCGGCAGGTGCTGTGGAAGCACGTGTTCCGCAACGCGCTCATCCCCATCATCACAGGCTTTCCTTCCGCCTTTATCGGGGCTTTCTTCACCGGCGCACTGCTCATCGAAACCCTGTTCTCGCTCGACGGGCTGGGCCTGCTGAGCTACGAGAGCGTGATCCGGCGCGACTACCCGGTGGTCATGGGCACGCTGTTTCTCTTCACCCTGATCGGCCTGGTGACCAAGCTCATCTCCGATCTTTGCTACGTGTGGGTCGATCCCCGCGTCAAGTTCGACTGA
- a CDS encoding extracellular solute-binding protein, which produces MRVILPNLHRHLATWGVAVALVAWSPLGWAAHGYALWGDLKYPPGFAHFDYVNPQAPQGGDLRLVSNQRVSTFDKYNPFTIRGSAPAYLAALMFDTLLTPSLDETASAYGLLAQDVNVAADGLSATFKLRPEARFHNGDPVLAADVRHSYDTLMSPQTMPAYKSLLEDVVGVDVIDERTVRFRFKRPNRELPLTVGTIPVFSRQWGMENGKPKPFDQVVMDIPIGSGRYKIGPVTFGRDITYVRDPNYWARDLNVKRGTDNFDRITVKIYKDNTARLEGFKASEYDLMQVFSAGDWARRMSGKRFDSGELVKGEFAHRLPSGFQSYVLNTRNPKLADVRVREALGLALDYEWMNRQMFYNSYQRVNGLFGNTDCETHGTPSPEELALLEPWRGKVPDTVFGPMTVPPRTDGDSSLRANLRRARTLLQEAGWVYRDGALRNAQGQPMVLEYLDSREGGVRSVGPWIQSLEKLGIRLNFRSVDYALYQQRVDRFEYEIISIAFAGTNNPGQEYADMFGSKAADTPSSGNFAGVKSPAVDSLIRRMTSAKNKAELLPACHALERVIAHSHYLIPQWTVNVHRMAYNAARLDKPAQMPPYTQAETWAISTWWAKR; this is translated from the coding sequence ATGCGCGTCATCCTTCCCAACCTCCACCGCCACCTCGCCACCTGGGGCGTGGCCGTGGCCTTGGTGGCGTGGAGCCCGCTGGGCTGGGCAGCCCACGGTTATGCGCTCTGGGGCGATCTCAAGTACCCACCAGGTTTCGCGCATTTCGACTACGTCAACCCGCAAGCCCCGCAGGGCGGGGATTTGCGGCTGGTGAGCAACCAACGGGTCTCCACCTTCGACAAGTACAACCCGTTCACCATCCGCGGTTCGGCGCCGGCCTACCTGGCTGCGCTCATGTTCGACACCCTGCTCACGCCCTCCCTGGACGAGACCGCGTCGGCCTACGGCCTGCTCGCCCAAGACGTCAACGTCGCGGCTGATGGTCTGTCGGCCACGTTCAAGTTGCGGCCTGAGGCGCGATTCCACAATGGCGACCCGGTGCTGGCCGCCGACGTGCGCCACAGCTACGACACCTTGATGAGCCCGCAGACCATGCCGGCCTACAAGTCCTTGCTGGAGGACGTGGTGGGTGTGGACGTGATCGACGAGCGCACCGTGCGCTTTCGCTTCAAGCGGCCCAACCGCGAACTGCCCCTGACCGTCGGCACGATTCCCGTGTTCAGCCGCCAATGGGGCATGGAGAACGGCAAGCCCAAGCCCTTCGACCAGGTGGTCATGGACATTCCGATCGGCAGCGGCCGCTACAAGATCGGGCCGGTGACCTTCGGCCGCGACATCACCTACGTGCGCGATCCGAACTATTGGGCGCGCGACCTCAATGTCAAGCGCGGCACCGACAACTTTGACCGCATCACGGTCAAAATCTACAAGGACAACACGGCCCGCCTGGAAGGTTTCAAAGCCAGCGAGTACGACTTGATGCAGGTGTTTTCGGCGGGCGACTGGGCGCGCCGCATGAGCGGCAAGCGCTTTGACAGCGGTGAGTTGGTGAAGGGGGAGTTCGCACACCGGCTGCCCTCGGGCTTCCAGAGCTACGTGCTCAACACGCGCAACCCCAAGCTGGCCGACGTGCGCGTGCGCGAGGCCCTGGGCCTGGCGCTGGACTACGAGTGGATGAACCGGCAGATGTTCTACAACTCGTACCAGCGGGTGAACGGCCTGTTCGGCAATACCGATTGCGAGACGCATGGCACGCCGTCGCCCGAAGAACTGGCGCTGCTCGAACCCTGGCGCGGGAAGGTGCCCGACACCGTGTTCGGCCCGATGACGGTGCCGCCGCGCACCGACGGCGATTCGTCGCTGCGCGCCAATCTGCGCCGTGCCCGCACGCTGTTGCAGGAGGCGGGTTGGGTGTACCGCGATGGCGCACTGCGCAATGCGCAAGGTCAGCCGATGGTGCTGGAGTACCTCGACAGCCGGGAGGGTGGCGTGCGCTCCGTCGGGCCGTGGATCCAAAGCCTCGAGAAGCTGGGCATCCGCCTGAACTTCCGCTCGGTCGATTACGCGCTGTACCAGCAGCGGGTGGACCGGTTTGAGTACGAGATCATCTCCATCGCCTTTGCCGGCACCAACAATCCGGGGCAGGAGTATGCCGACATGTTCGGCAGCAAGGCCGCGGACACGCCGAGCTCGGGGAACTTCGCTGGCGTCAAGAGTCCCGCCGTGGATTCCCTCATCCGCCGCATGACCAGCGCCAAAAACAAGGCCGAACTGCTGCCCGCCTGCCATGCCCTGGAGCGCGTGATCGCCCACAGCCACTACCTGATCCCGCAATGGACCGTCAACGTGCATCGCATGGCGTACAACGCGGCGCGTTTGGACAAACCGGCGCAGATGCCGCCCTACACCCAGGCCGAAACCTGGGCCATCAGCACCTGGTGGGCAAAAAGGTAA
- the fabI gene encoding enoyl-ACP reductase FabI, which translates to MGFLAGKKLLITGVLSNRSIAYGIAKACHQQGAELAFSYVGERFKDRITEFAADFNSTLIFDCDVSDDAQIDKLFADLAQTWPKFDGFVHSIGFAPREAITGDFLEGLSREAFRIAHDISAYSFPGMAKAALPYLNDKASLLTLSYMGAIRAVPNYNTMGLAKASLEASVRYLAESLGPKGMRVNGISAGPIKTLAASGIKDFSKLLNLVASAAPIRRNITIEEVGNVAAFLLSDLASGVSAEITYVDGGYAQTTGVSRDSQAML; encoded by the coding sequence ATGGGTTTCCTCGCAGGCAAGAAGCTGCTGATCACGGGCGTGTTGTCCAACCGATCCATCGCCTACGGCATTGCCAAGGCTTGCCACCAACAAGGCGCCGAACTCGCGTTCAGCTATGTCGGCGAACGGTTCAAGGACCGCATCACCGAGTTCGCGGCCGACTTCAATTCGACGCTCATCTTCGACTGCGACGTGAGCGATGACGCGCAGATCGACAAGCTCTTCGCCGACCTGGCGCAGACCTGGCCCAAGTTCGACGGCTTCGTGCACAGCATCGGCTTCGCCCCGCGCGAAGCGATCACCGGCGACTTCCTCGAAGGCCTTTCCCGCGAAGCCTTCCGCATCGCGCACGATATCAGCGCCTACAGCTTCCCCGGCATGGCCAAGGCGGCCCTGCCCTATCTGAACGACAAGGCGTCGCTGCTCACGCTGAGCTACATGGGCGCCATCCGCGCCGTGCCCAACTACAACACCATGGGCCTGGCCAAGGCCAGCCTGGAAGCCTCGGTGCGTTACCTGGCCGAGTCGCTGGGCCCCAAGGGCATGCGCGTCAACGGCATCAGCGCCGGCCCGATCAAGACGCTCGCGGCCAGCGGCATCAAGGACTTCAGCAAACTGCTCAACCTGGTCGCCAGCGCGGCCCCGATCCGCCGCAACATCACGATCGAGGAAGTCGGCAATGTGGCCGCGTTCCTGCTGTCCGACCTGGCTTCCGGCGTGTCAGCGGAAATCACCTACGTGGACGGCGGCTACGCCCAGACCACGGGGGTGAGCCGCGACAGCCAGGCCATGCTCTGA
- a CDS encoding DNA ligase, translating to MPLQRRKWLSGLGATLLLSALNASAQAADAPALMLAGVYRPGMPLAAYWLSEKYDGLRAFWDGQRLLSRGGETIVAPAWFTAGWPAEPMDGELWAGRGRFEEALSTVRQQTPNEEAWRRIRFMVFDMPAHPGPFSDRITAYHGLVSRIDQPWVRAVPQERVPNHAVLMARLDRMVKDGGEGLMLHKADSHYRAVRSDDLLKVKTHDDAEARVIGYVPGQGRHAGRMGALLVQTPAGLRFRLGTGFTDAQRERPPAVGEWVTYRFRGINTSGVPRFASFVRMRPDAPG from the coding sequence ATGCCTTTGCAACGACGCAAATGGTTGTCCGGGCTCGGAGCGACGCTGCTCCTGAGCGCCTTGAACGCCTCGGCCCAGGCTGCCGACGCACCCGCCCTGATGCTGGCGGGCGTCTACCGCCCGGGCATGCCTCTGGCCGCCTATTGGCTCAGCGAAAAATACGACGGCTTGCGCGCCTTCTGGGACGGGCAGCGCCTGCTGTCCCGAGGCGGCGAGACCATCGTGGCACCGGCCTGGTTCACCGCTGGCTGGCCTGCCGAACCCATGGATGGCGAACTCTGGGCCGGTCGAGGGCGCTTCGAGGAAGCGCTGTCCACGGTGCGCCAGCAGACGCCCAACGAAGAAGCCTGGCGCCGCATCCGCTTCATGGTGTTTGACATGCCCGCCCACCCCGGGCCGTTCTCGGACCGCATCACGGCCTACCACGGACTGGTGTCGCGCATCGACCAGCCCTGGGTGCGCGCGGTGCCGCAGGAACGCGTGCCCAACCACGCGGTGCTCATGGCACGGCTGGACCGCATGGTGAAGGATGGCGGCGAGGGCCTGATGCTGCACAAGGCCGATTCGCACTATCGCGCCGTGCGCAGCGACGACCTGCTCAAGGTGAAAACGCACGACGACGCCGAAGCCCGCGTGATCGGCTACGTGCCGGGCCAAGGCCGGCATGCAGGGCGCATGGGTGCCTTGCTGGTGCAGACGCCAGCGGGCCTGCGGTTCCGGCTGGGCACCGGGTTCACCGATGCCCAGCGCGAGCGCCCGCCCGCCGTGGGCGAATGGGTGACCTACCGGTTCAGGGGTATCAACACCAGCGGTGTGCCGCGTTTTGCAAGCTTCGTAAGGATGCGGCCCGACGCGCCGGGTTAG
- a CDS encoding arginine/lysine/ornithine decarboxylase: protein MKFRFPIVIIDEDFRSENASGLGIRALAQAIEVEGFEVVGVTSYGDMSQFAQQQSRASAFILSIDDEEFSSGEDIDPVVLNLRNFIDEVRRKNSDVPIYIYGETKTSRHLPNDVLRELHGFIHMFEDTPEFVARHIIREAKSYLEGIQPPFFKALLDYAEDGSYSWHCPGHSGGVAFLKSPVGQMFHQFFGENMLRADVCNAVEELGQLLDHNGAIGASERNAARIFNADHCFFVTNGTSTSNKMVWHHTVAPGDVVVVDRNCHKSILHSIIMTGAIPVFLKPTRNHYGIIGPIPQSEFEIESIQAKIRANPLLDGVDAATVKPRVLTLTQSTYDGVLYNTEAIKQMLDGYVANLHFDEAWLPHAAFHPFYGNFHAMGKKRARPMESVVYATQSIHKLLAGISQASHVLVQDSQNVKLDRHLFNESYLMHTSTSPQYAIIASCDVAAAMMEPPGGRALVEESIFEALDFRRAMRKVEAEFGEDDWWFKVWGPDDLADEGMGETGDWVLKQKDVSFNGKDWHGFGDMAPGFNMLDPIKATIVTPGLNLDGRFEAEGIPASIVTKFLAEHGVVVEKTGLYSFFIMFTIGITKGRWNTLLTALQQFKDDYAKNQPMWRILPEFCQKHPRYEQMGLRDLCQHVHELYARYDIARLTTEMYLSDLTPAMKPSDAFAHIAQRTTERVPIDELEGRITTSLVTPYPPGIPLLIPGEVFNKKIVDYLKFAREFNLQCPGFETDIHGLVEVVGDDGRKRFFADCVK, encoded by the coding sequence ATGAAATTCCGCTTTCCCATCGTCATCATCGATGAGGACTTCCGCTCCGAGAACGCTTCGGGCCTGGGCATTCGCGCGTTGGCGCAGGCGATCGAGGTCGAGGGCTTCGAGGTTGTGGGGGTGACGAGTTATGGCGACATGAGCCAGTTCGCGCAGCAGCAAAGCCGCGCGAGCGCGTTCATCCTGTCGATCGACGACGAGGAGTTCAGTTCGGGCGAGGACATCGACCCGGTGGTGCTGAACCTGCGCAACTTCATCGACGAGGTGCGGCGCAAGAATTCGGACGTGCCGATCTACATCTACGGCGAAACCAAGACCAGCCGGCACCTGCCCAACGACGTGTTGCGCGAGCTGCATGGCTTCATCCACATGTTCGAGGACACACCGGAGTTCGTGGCGCGCCACATCATCCGCGAAGCCAAAAGTTATCTCGAAGGCATTCAACCGCCGTTCTTCAAGGCGCTGCTCGACTACGCCGAAGACGGCTCGTACTCTTGGCACTGCCCGGGCCACTCCGGGGGCGTGGCCTTCCTGAAGAGCCCTGTCGGCCAGATGTTCCACCAGTTCTTCGGCGAGAACATGCTGCGCGCCGACGTGTGCAACGCGGTGGAAGAACTCGGCCAGTTGCTGGACCACAATGGCGCGATCGGCGCGAGCGAACGCAACGCGGCACGCATCTTCAACGCCGACCACTGCTTCTTCGTCACCAACGGCACCAGCACCAGCAACAAGATGGTGTGGCACCACACCGTGGCGCCGGGCGATGTGGTGGTGGTGGACCGCAACTGCCACAAGTCCATCCTGCACAGCATCATCATGACGGGCGCGATCCCCGTCTTCCTCAAGCCCACGCGCAACCACTACGGCATCATCGGCCCGATTCCGCAGAGCGAGTTCGAGATCGAATCGATCCAGGCCAAGATCCGCGCCAACCCGTTGCTGGACGGCGTCGACGCGGCCACCGTCAAACCGCGCGTACTCACACTGACGCAGTCCACCTACGACGGTGTGCTCTACAACACCGAGGCCATCAAGCAGATGCTCGACGGGTATGTGGCCAACCTGCATTTCGACGAAGCCTGGCTGCCGCACGCGGCGTTCCACCCGTTCTACGGCAACTTCCACGCCATGGGCAAGAAACGCGCGCGGCCGATGGAGTCGGTGGTGTACGCCACGCAGTCGATCCACAAGCTGCTTGCCGGCATCAGCCAGGCCAGCCACGTGCTGGTGCAGGATTCGCAGAACGTGAAGCTGGACCGCCACCTGTTCAACGAGTCGTACCTGATGCACACCAGCACCAGCCCGCAGTACGCCATCATCGCCAGCTGCGACGTGGCCGCCGCCATGATGGAGCCGCCCGGCGGCCGCGCGCTGGTGGAAGAGAGCATTTTCGAGGCGCTCGATTTCCGCCGCGCCATGCGCAAGGTGGAGGCCGAGTTCGGCGAAGACGACTGGTGGTTCAAGGTCTGGGGGCCGGACGATCTGGCCGACGAGGGCATGGGCGAGACCGGCGACTGGGTGCTCAAGCAGAAGGACGTGTCCTTCAACGGCAAGGACTGGCATGGCTTTGGCGACATGGCGCCGGGCTTCAACATGCTGGACCCGATCAAGGCCACCATCGTCACCCCGGGCTTGAATCTGGACGGCCGCTTCGAGGCCGAAGGCATACCGGCGTCCATCGTCACCAAGTTCCTGGCCGAGCACGGCGTGGTGGTCGAGAAGACGGGCCTGTACAGCTTCTTCATCATGTTCACCATCGGCATCACCAAGGGCCGCTGGAACACGCTGCTCACCGCGCTGCAACAGTTCAAGGACGACTACGCCAAGAACCAGCCGATGTGGCGCATCCTGCCCGAGTTCTGCCAGAAGCACCCGCGCTACGAGCAGATGGGCCTGCGCGACCTGTGCCAGCACGTGCACGAGCTCTACGCCCGCTACGACATCGCACGCCTGACCACCGAGATGTACCTGAGCGACCTCACGCCGGCCATGAAGCCGTCCGACGCGTTCGCGCACATCGCGCAGCGCACCACCGAGCGGGTGCCCATCGACGAGCTCGAAGGCCGCATCACCACCAGCCTGGTGACGCCGTATCCGCCGGGCATTCCGCTGCTGATCCCCGGTGAGGTCTTCAACAAGAAGATCGTCGACTACCTGAAGTTCGCGCGCGAATTCAACCTGCAGTGCCCGGGCTTCGAGACCGACATCCACGGTCTGGTGGAAGTGGTGGGCGACGATGGCCGCAAGCGTTTCTTCGCCGACTGCGTGAAGTAG
- a CDS encoding NfeD family protein has product MSESTLWWLLAGAAVALELFTGTFYLLMLAVGIAAGALAAHAGFGITAQIIVAAVVGSAAVVGWYLIKRRRDGDPSVRSMRSVNLDVGEVLHIDEWHADGTATVKYRGAQWTVIQRPGNAPTPGSYRVAELVGSRLLVEKV; this is encoded by the coding sequence ATGTCGGAATCAACCTTGTGGTGGCTGTTGGCCGGTGCTGCCGTGGCGCTGGAGCTGTTCACCGGCACGTTCTACCTGCTCATGCTGGCGGTGGGCATCGCGGCCGGGGCCTTGGCCGCACACGCGGGCTTCGGGATCACGGCGCAGATCATCGTTGCAGCGGTGGTGGGATCGGCGGCGGTGGTGGGCTGGTATCTCATCAAGCGGCGGCGCGATGGCGACCCGTCGGTGCGCTCCATGCGCAGCGTCAACCTCGACGTGGGCGAGGTTCTGCACATCGACGAGTGGCATGCCGATGGCACCGCCACCGTGAAGTACCGCGGTGCGCAGTGGACCGTGATCCAGCGGCCGGGCAACGCACCCACGCCGGGCAGCTACCGCGTGGCCGAGCTGGTGGGCAGCCGGTTGCTCGTCGAAAAAGTCTGA
- a CDS encoding SPFH domain-containing protein, with amino-acid sequence MELAIILLVIAVIFITRSIKVVPQQNAWVVERLGKYHASLAPGLNFLVPFVDKVAYKHSLKEIPLDVPSQVCITRDNTQLQVDGILYFQVTDPMRASYGSSNYIVAVTQLAQTSLRSVIGKLELDKTFEERDIINAQVVQAIDEAALNWGVKVLRYEIKDLTPPAEILRSMQAQITAEREKRALIAASEGRRQEQINIATGEREAYIARSEGEKQAEINNAQGEAAAILAVAEANAEAIRKVAEAIRQPGGQEAVQLKVAEKAVEAYSKVAADATTTLIVPSNMTEVSALIASAMKMVGTGKNV; translated from the coding sequence ATGGAACTCGCCATCATCCTGCTCGTCATTGCGGTGATCTTCATCACCCGCTCCATCAAAGTCGTTCCGCAGCAAAACGCGTGGGTGGTTGAGCGGCTGGGCAAGTACCACGCCTCGCTGGCTCCGGGCCTGAACTTTCTCGTTCCCTTCGTCGACAAGGTCGCCTACAAGCACAGCCTGAAGGAAATTCCGCTGGACGTGCCGAGCCAGGTCTGCATCACGCGCGACAACACGCAATTGCAGGTGGACGGCATCCTGTATTTCCAGGTCACCGACCCGATGCGCGCGAGCTACGGCTCGTCGAACTACATCGTGGCCGTGACGCAGCTGGCCCAGACCTCGCTGCGTTCGGTCATCGGCAAACTGGAACTCGACAAGACCTTTGAAGAGCGCGACATCATCAACGCGCAAGTGGTGCAGGCCATTGACGAAGCGGCGCTGAACTGGGGCGTGAAGGTGCTGCGCTATGAAATCAAGGATCTGACGCCCCCCGCCGAAATCCTGCGCTCCATGCAGGCACAGATCACGGCCGAGCGCGAGAAGCGCGCGTTGATCGCGGCCTCCGAAGGCCGTCGTCAGGAACAGATCAACATCGCCACCGGTGAGCGCGAGGCCTACATCGCCCGCTCCGAAGGCGAGAAGCAGGCGGAAATCAACAACGCGCAAGGTGAAGCCGCAGCCATTCTCGCAGTGGCCGAAGCCAACGCCGAAGCCATTCGCAAAGTTGCGGAAGCCATTCGCCAGCCTGGCGGCCAGGAAGCGGTGCAGTTGAAGGTGGCCGAGAAAGCCGTTGAGGCCTACAGCAAGGTAGCGGCCGATGCGACCACCACCCTGATCGTGCCCAGCAACATGACCGAGGTGTCTGCGCTTATCGCGTCTGCCATGAAGATGGTCGGCACCGGCAAAAACGTCTGA
- a CDS encoding TraR/DksA family transcriptional regulator, giving the protein MNAQRRLDDGTYGFCADCGEQIAEQRLIAMPQAPYCMTCQAQHESPLDRHGSVLRT; this is encoded by the coding sequence ATGAACGCGCAGCGACGTCTTGACGATGGCACCTATGGTTTCTGCGCGGACTGCGGCGAGCAGATCGCCGAGCAGCGGCTGATCGCCATGCCACAGGCGCCCTATTGCATGACTTGCCAGGCCCAGCATGAGAGTCCGCTTGATCGACATGGGTCGGTCTTGCGCACCTGA